In Rosa chinensis cultivar Old Blush chromosome 1, RchiOBHm-V2, whole genome shotgun sequence, a genomic segment contains:
- the LOC112184364 gene encoding rust resistance kinase Lr10 isoform X2 produces MQPPGSSHPIPISSQRDCTTFSCPSSIERDRHSNISGCLVKLSCLGNNPGHQIFAVHSSDDCSIDSLPLLSCTKVRDYSSVPSILPEDNIRNLSTQNDILDLYWSIRSCDYCQRMEKKCRLHYKYQSVGREFECYLPLPKPPPPKGSHNGRASLKVLGISTLSVVAIAMLSVIYYFYSSNKTEKESQRRIERYLDDYKAQKPSRYSYADIKRITNQFKEKLGQGAYGSVFKGTLSTELLVAVKILNNSNEKGEDFINEVGTMGRIHHLNVVRMVGFCADGYIRALVYEFLPNGSLQNFLSSADDKSSFLGWDKLQEIALGIAKGIEYLHQGCDQRILHFDIKPHNILLDQNFTPKVSDFGLAKLCSKDQSAISMTTARGTIGYIAPEVFSRNFGNVSYKSDVYSFGILLLEMVGGRKNFKIMEDSTREVYFPEWIYNLLEQGNDLRIHIEDEGDAKFARKLAIVGLWCIQWHPIDRPSMKVVVQMLEREGDNLTMPPNPFSSTSN; encoded by the exons ATGCAACCACCTGGGTCCAGCCATCCGATTCCCATTTCGAGTCAAAG GGATTGCACCACATTCAGTTGTCCATCGTCAATAGAAAGAGATCGTCATTCCAACATTTCTGGCTGTCTGGTGAAACTGAGCTGTCTTGGCAATAATCCAGGACACCAGATTTTTGCAGTACATTCTTCAGATGATTGCTCCATTGATTCCTTGCCTCTATTGTCTTGTACCAAGGTGCGTGACTACTCATCAGTTCCATCCATTTTGCCGGAGGACAATATTCGGAATTTATCCACCCAAAATGACATTCTGGACTTGTACTGGTCCATACGATCATGTGACTATTGCCAaaggatggagaagaaatgtCGACTACATTACAAATACCAATCTGTTGGTAGAGAATTTGAATGTTATCTGCCTCTGCCTAAGCCACCTCCACCTAAAG GTTCTCACAATGGAAGGGCAAGCTTAAAGGTACTTG GTATTTCGACACTTTCTGTGGTTGCTATTGCAATGCTGAGTGTGATCTACTATTTTTATAGCtctaacaaaacagaaaaagaaagtcAGAGGAGAATTGAAAGATATTTGGATGATTACAAAGCTCAAAAGCCAAGTAGATATTCCTATGCTGATATCAAGAGGATTACAAATCAATTCAAGGAAAAGTTGGGCCAAGGGGCCTATGGTTCAGTGTTTAAAGGAACACTTTCTACGGAATTACTTGTTGCTGTGAAGATCCTCAACAATTCAAATGAAAAGGGGGAAGATTTTATAAATGAAGTGGGAACAATGGGTCGAATTCACCATTTAAATGTGGTTCGTATGGTTGGCTTCTGTGCTGATGGATATATTCGAGCTCTTGTTTACGAGTTCTTACCAAATGGTTCACTGCAGAATTTCTTGTCATCGGCTGATGATAAGAGCTCTTTCCTTGGTTGGGATAAGTTGCAAGAAATTGCCTTGGGTATAGCCAAAGGAATTGAATATCTTCACCAAGGGTGTGACCAACGAATCCTCCATTTCGATATCAAACCCCACAATATTTTGTTGGACCAGAATTTTACACCAAAAGTCTCTGATTTTGGTCTAGCAAAGCTGTGCTCTAAGGATCAAAGTGCAATATCCATGACTACAGCGAGGGGGACTATTGGTTACATAGCGCCCGAAGTGTTCTCTAGGAACTTCGGTAATGTCTCCTATAAGTCAGATGTCTATAGTTTTGGAATTTTGTTGCTTGAAATGGTTGGAGGgagaaaaaatttcaaaatcatgGAGGACTCCACAAGAGAAGTCTACTTTCCAGAATGGATCTATAATCTTTTAGAACAAGGGAATGACCTACGGATCCATATTGAGGATGAAGGAGATGCTAAGTTTGCTAGAAAACTTGCAATTGTGGGTCTTTGGTGCATTCAATGGCACCCAATAGATCGTCCTTCGATGAAAGTTGTAGTTCAAATGTTGGAAAGAGAAGGTGACAATCTAACCATGCCTCCCAATCCCTTTTCATCCACTTCGAATTGA
- the LOC112184492 gene encoding LEAF RUST 10 DISEASE-RESISTANCE LOCUS RECEPTOR-LIKE PROTEIN KINASE-like 2.3: MSRGRVPFPDCTALLLHFFVLLLASFCSQTFSKSSTTSVDNSNCTLSCGNINIQPPLRIKGDPQNCGNQMYELSCEENNTIAVLSLYSGTYYVQQINYNEFTIRVVDVGIRKIKDNYYSNPLYSLSLFNFSNAQDRDPYTPASIRPVPVIFLDCANPMNSSIFVETAPCNINKRTYSSTSPNSYSYFVVGLDMLGYASSVSSFDLGESCKITQMVMVSPSTDKSYMMSCEAIYNEIARGLEITWFDYECKSKCGDNICVQGEDGLFCQNNDPGMWNNLLNILYSVAYRIMYPIYTLVSLIHVPPQPNSLVTEILFFVIAYLGELLVAKFVIGFPCLIALLIYKWRRRHLSLYDNIEDFLQKNNNLMPVRYSYSNIKKMTRGFKDKLGEGGYGSVYKGKLRSGGLVAIKMLGKSKANGQEFINEVATIGRIHHVNVVQLIGFCVEGSKRALVYDFMPNGSLDKYIFTQQGAISLSCEKMFEVALGVARGIEYLHRGCTMQILHFDIKPHNILLDKNFSAKVSDFGLARLCPLDNSNVLLTAARGTMGYIAPELIYKNIGGVSYKADVYSFGMLLMEMAGRRKNLNATVEHTSQIYFPTWVSEQLSVGNDIEIEDATEEEKKIAKKMIMVALWCIQLKPSERPSMSKVVEMLEGEIQGIQMPPKPFLYPQQMRVEDPSASPKTESTEITLVGHAH; the protein is encoded by the exons ATGTCTAGAGGACGTGTTCCATTTCCTGATTGCACAgcccttcttcttcatttttttgttcttcttcttgcttcctTTTGTTCCCAAACGTTTTCGAAGTCCAGCACTACCTCTGTAGACAATTCTAACTGTACCCTTTCTTGTGGGAATATTAACATACAACCGCCCCTTCGAATAAAAGGAGATCCCCAAAACTGTGGCAACCAAATGTATGAGCTGTCCTGTGAGGAAAATAATACTATTGCAGTATTATCCTTGTATTCAGGAACGTATTACGTACAGCAAATCAATTACAATGAGTTCACAATCAGAGTTGTCGATGTTGGTATTCGGAAGATCAAAGACAACTACTACTCCAATCCACTCTATTCTTTAAGTCTCTTCAACTTTAGTAATGCTCAAGATCGTGATCCGTACACCCCCGCATCTATTAGGCCGGTGCCTGTTATTTTTCTCGACTGTGCAAATCCAATGAATTCTTCTATCTTCGTTGAAACAGCTCCATGCAATATCAACAAGAGGACGTATTCTTCTACTTCACCCAATTCATATTCTTATTTCGTGGTTGGATTGGATATGTTGGGTTACGCAAGTTCAGTAAGTTCATTCGATTTGGGGGAGTCCTGCAAAATAACACAAATGGTTATGGTGTCACCTTCAACCGATAAGTCGTACATGATGTCATGTGAAGCCATATATAATGAAATAGCACGTGGCTTGGAGATCACATGGTTTGATTATGAATGTAAATCAAAATGCGGAGATAATATATGCGTTCAGGGGGAGGATGGATTATTCTGCCAGAATAACGACCCTG GTATGTGGAACAATTTACTCAACATATTAT ATTCTGTTGCATATAGAATTATGTATCCTATATATACGCTCGTAAGCCTCATTCACGTTCCCCCTCAACCAAATTCCTTGGTCACTGAGATTCTTTTCTTTGTAATCGCTTACCTGG GGGAATTGCTAGTAGCCAAATTCGTGATTGGCTTTCCCTGTCTAATTGCTTTGCTAATATACAAATGGCGAAGGAGGCATTTGTCCTTGTATGACAACATCGAAGATTTTCTCCAGAAAAATAATAATCTCATGCCAGTAAGATACTCTTACTCGAATATCAAAAAGATGACAagaggtttcaaggacaaattGGGAGAAGGAGGCTATGGCTCTGTATATAAAGGAAAGCTCCGAAGTGGTGGTCTTGTAGCCATAAAGATGTTGGGCAAGTCCAAAGCTAATGGGCAGGAATTTATCAATGAAGTTGCCACTATAGGAAGGATTCATCATGTTAATGTAGTGCAACTTATTGGTTTCTGCGTTGAAGGTTCAAAACGTGCTCTTGTGTATGACTTTATGCCTAATGGGTCTCTTGACAAGTACATTTTTACTCAACAAGGAGCAATATCCTTAAGTTGTGAGAAAATGTTTGAAGTTGCACTTGGAGTGGCTCGCGGTATTGAATATCTACATCGAGGATGTACCATGCAAATTTTGCATTTTGATATCAAGCCTCACAACATTCTCCTAGACAAGAACTTTTCTGCGAAGGTTTCTGATTTTGGGTTAGCAAGGCTATGCCCATTAGATAATAGCAATGTGTTGTTAACGGCTGCAAGAGGAACAATGGGATACATAGCTCCGGAATTGATCTATAAAAACATTGGAGGTGTTTCATACAAAGCCGATGTCTATAGTTTTGGAATGCTATTGATGGAAATGGCTGGTAGAAGGAAGAATTTGAATGCAACTGTAGAGC ataCAAGCCAAATCTACTTTCCGACATGGGTTTCTGAACAACTCAGCGTTGGAAATGATATAGAAATAGAAGATGCCACagaggaggaaaagaaaatcGCAAAGAAGATGATCATGGTTGCGTTGTGGTGCATACAGCTGAAACCTAGTGAACGTCCTTCAATGAGCAAAGTTGTAGAGATGCTTGAAGGGGAAATTCAGGGAATCCAAATGCCTCCAAAACCTTTTTTATATCCACAGCAAATGCGAGTGGAGGATCCATCTGCATCCCCAAAAACAGAATCTACAGAGATCACTTTGGTTGGACACGCACATTAA
- the LOC112184364 gene encoding rust resistance kinase Lr10 isoform X1 translates to MLQLIFWSIHTAFPAMTVKKEYRAQSTGEMLLFLVYWLLIVVHVLHCGAGSLENCTETRCNHLGPAIRFPFRVKGRQPRHCGYKGFDLSCTNDNQTLLEIPSSAYNKLFVYMINYTDQRIKIYDPNGCLRTQVLNLSLSSSPFESKSRDCTTFSCPSSIERDRHSNISGCLVKLSCLGNNPGHQIFAVHSSDDCSIDSLPLLSCTKVRDYSSVPSILPEDNIRNLSTQNDILDLYWSIRSCDYCQRMEKKCRLHYKYQSVGREFECYLPLPKPPPPKGSHNGRASLKVLGISTLSVVAIAMLSVIYYFYSSNKTEKESQRRIERYLDDYKAQKPSRYSYADIKRITNQFKEKLGQGAYGSVFKGTLSTELLVAVKILNNSNEKGEDFINEVGTMGRIHHLNVVRMVGFCADGYIRALVYEFLPNGSLQNFLSSADDKSSFLGWDKLQEIALGIAKGIEYLHQGCDQRILHFDIKPHNILLDQNFTPKVSDFGLAKLCSKDQSAISMTTARGTIGYIAPEVFSRNFGNVSYKSDVYSFGILLLEMVGGRKNFKIMEDSTREVYFPEWIYNLLEQGNDLRIHIEDEGDAKFARKLAIVGLWCIQWHPIDRPSMKVVVQMLEREGDNLTMPPNPFSSTSN, encoded by the exons ATGCTGCAGCTTATTTTCTGGTCGATACATACGGCATTTCCAGCCATGACTGTCAAAAAAGAATACCGAGCACAGTCGACAGGAGAAATGCTTCTTTTTTTAGTATACTGGTTGCTTATAGTAGTACATGTACTGCATTGCGGAGCAGGCAGCCTTGAGAATTGTACAGAAACAAGATGCAACCACCTGGGTCCAGCCATCCGATTCCCATTTCGAGTCAAAGGTAGGCAGCCAAGGCATTGCGGTTATAAGGGATTTGATCTATCATGCACCAATGACAACCAGACTCTGCTTGAGATCCCATCGTCAGCTTATAATAAGCTCTTCGTGTATATGATCAACTACACAGATCAGCGAATTAAAATTTATGATCCAAATGGTTGCTTGCGTACTCAGGTTTTGAACCTCAGCTTATCTTCTTCTCCCTTTGAATCTAAATCCAGGGATTGCACCACATTCAGTTGTCCATCGTCAATAGAAAGAGATCGTCATTCCAACATTTCTGGCTGTCTGGTGAAACTGAGCTGTCTTGGCAATAATCCAGGACACCAGATTTTTGCAGTACATTCTTCAGATGATTGCTCCATTGATTCCTTGCCTCTATTGTCTTGTACCAAGGTGCGTGACTACTCATCAGTTCCATCCATTTTGCCGGAGGACAATATTCGGAATTTATCCACCCAAAATGACATTCTGGACTTGTACTGGTCCATACGATCATGTGACTATTGCCAaaggatggagaagaaatgtCGACTACATTACAAATACCAATCTGTTGGTAGAGAATTTGAATGTTATCTGCCTCTGCCTAAGCCACCTCCACCTAAAG GTTCTCACAATGGAAGGGCAAGCTTAAAGGTACTTG GTATTTCGACACTTTCTGTGGTTGCTATTGCAATGCTGAGTGTGATCTACTATTTTTATAGCtctaacaaaacagaaaaagaaagtcAGAGGAGAATTGAAAGATATTTGGATGATTACAAAGCTCAAAAGCCAAGTAGATATTCCTATGCTGATATCAAGAGGATTACAAATCAATTCAAGGAAAAGTTGGGCCAAGGGGCCTATGGTTCAGTGTTTAAAGGAACACTTTCTACGGAATTACTTGTTGCTGTGAAGATCCTCAACAATTCAAATGAAAAGGGGGAAGATTTTATAAATGAAGTGGGAACAATGGGTCGAATTCACCATTTAAATGTGGTTCGTATGGTTGGCTTCTGTGCTGATGGATATATTCGAGCTCTTGTTTACGAGTTCTTACCAAATGGTTCACTGCAGAATTTCTTGTCATCGGCTGATGATAAGAGCTCTTTCCTTGGTTGGGATAAGTTGCAAGAAATTGCCTTGGGTATAGCCAAAGGAATTGAATATCTTCACCAAGGGTGTGACCAACGAATCCTCCATTTCGATATCAAACCCCACAATATTTTGTTGGACCAGAATTTTACACCAAAAGTCTCTGATTTTGGTCTAGCAAAGCTGTGCTCTAAGGATCAAAGTGCAATATCCATGACTACAGCGAGGGGGACTATTGGTTACATAGCGCCCGAAGTGTTCTCTAGGAACTTCGGTAATGTCTCCTATAAGTCAGATGTCTATAGTTTTGGAATTTTGTTGCTTGAAATGGTTGGAGGgagaaaaaatttcaaaatcatgGAGGACTCCACAAGAGAAGTCTACTTTCCAGAATGGATCTATAATCTTTTAGAACAAGGGAATGACCTACGGATCCATATTGAGGATGAAGGAGATGCTAAGTTTGCTAGAAAACTTGCAATTGTGGGTCTTTGGTGCATTCAATGGCACCCAATAGATCGTCCTTCGATGAAAGTTGTAGTTCAAATGTTGGAAAGAGAAGGTGACAATCTAACCATGCCTCCCAATCCCTTTTCATCCACTTCGAATTGA